From one Macaca nemestrina isolate mMacNem1 chromosome 5, mMacNem.hap1, whole genome shotgun sequence genomic stretch:
- the LOC105474515 gene encoding bromodomain and PHD finger-containing protein 3 isoform X1 — protein sequence MRKPRRKSRQNAEGRRSPSPYSLKCSPTRETLTYAQAQRIVEVDIDGRLHRISIYDPLKIITEDELTAQDITECNSNKENSEQPQFPGKSKKPSSKGKKKESCSKHASGTSFHLPQPSFRMVDSGIQPEAPPLPAAYYRYIEKPPEDLDAEVEYDMDEEDLAWLDMVNEKRRVDGHSLVSADTFELLVDRLEKESYLESRSSGAQQSLIDEDAFCCVCLDDECHNSNVILFCDICNLAVHQECYGVPYIPEGQWLCRCCLQSPSRPVDCVLCPNKGGAFKQTSDGHWAHVVCAIWIPEVCFANTVFLEPIEGIDNIPPARWKLTCYICKQKGLGAAIQCHKVNCYTAFHVTCAQRAGLFMKIEPMRETSLNGTIFTVRKTAYCEAHSPPSTATARRKGDSPRSISETGDEEGLKEGDGEEEEEEEVEEEEQEGQGGVSGPLKGVPKKNKMSLKQKIKKEPEEAGQDTPSTLPLVTVPQIPSYRLNKICSGLSFQRKNQFMQRLHNYWLLKRQARNGVPLIRRLHSHLQSQRNAEQREQDEKTSAVKEELKYWQKLRHDLERARLLIELIRKREKLKREQVKVQQAAMELELMPFNVLLRTTLDLLQEKDPAHIFAEPVNLSEVPDYLEFISKPMDFSTMRRKLESHLYRTLEEFEEDFNLIVTNCMKYNAKDTIFHRAAVRLRDLGGAILRHARRQAENIGYDPERGTHLPESPKLEDFYRFSWEDVDNILIPENRAHLSPEVQLKELLEKLDLVSAMRSSGARTRRVRLLRREINALRQKLAQPPPPQPPSLNKTVSNGELPAGPQGDAAVLEQALQEEPEDDGDRDDSKLPPPPTLEPTGPAPSLSEQESPPEPPTLKPINDSKPPSRFLKPRKVEEDELLEKSPLQLGSEPLQRLLSDNGINRLSLMAPDTPGGTPLSGVGRRTSVLFKKAKNGVKLQRSPDRALENGEDHGVAGSPASPASIEDERHSRKRPRSGSCSESEGERSPQQEEETGMTNGFGKHTESGSDSECSLGLSGGLAFEACSGLTPPKRSRGKPALSRVPFLEGVNGDSDYNGSGRSLLLPFEDRGDLEPLELVWAKCRGYPSYPALIIDPKMPREGLLHNGVPIPVPPLDVLKLGEQKQAEAGEKLFLVLFFDNKRTWQWLPRDKVLPLGVEDTVDKLKMLEGRKTSIRKSVQVAYDRAMIHLSRVRGPHSFVTSSYL from the exons ATGAGGAAGCCTCGTCGGAAGTCCCGGCAGAATGCCGAGGGCCGGCGTTCCCCGTCCCCCTACAGTCTGAAGTGCTCACCCACCCGGGAGACCCTAACGTATGCCCAGGCCCAGCGGATTGTCGAGGTAGACATTGATGGACGCCTGCATCGTATCAGCATCTATGACCCACTCAAAATCATCACTGAGGATGAGCTAACTGCCCAGGATATCACTGAATGCAATAGTAACAAGGAAAACAGTGAACAGCCTCAGTTCCCTGGCAAGTCCAAGAAACCCTCATCCAAGGGCAAAAAGAAGGAATCCTGCTCCAAGCATGCATCTGGTACTTCCTTCCACCTCCCACAGCCCAGCTTCCGGATGGTGGACTCAGGCATCCAGCCAGAAGCACCCCCACTGCCTGCTGCCTACTATCGCTACATTGAGAAGCCACCTGAAGACCTGGATGCAGAGGTAGAGTATGACATGGATGAGGAGGACCTTGCCTGGCTGGACATGGTGAATGAAAAGCGGCGAGTAGATGGGCACAGTTTGGTGTCTGCAGACACCTTTGAGCTACTGGTAGACCGGCTTGAGAAAGAGTCATACTTGGAGAGTCGCAGCAGTGGGGCCCAACAGTCACTCATCGATGAAGACGCTTTCTGCTGTGTGTGCCTGGATGATGAATGTCACAATAGCAACGTTATTCTCTTCTGTGACATCTGCAACCTGGCAGTACACCAGGAGTGCTATGGCGTCCCCTACATCCCTGAGGGTCAGTGGCTATGCCGCTGCTGCCTGCAGTCTCCCTCCCGGCCTGTGGATTGCGTCCTTTGCCCCAATAAGGGTGGCGCCTTCAAACAGACCAGTGATGGGCACTGGGCCCATGTGGTGTGTGCCATCTGGATCCCTGAAGTCTGCTTTGCTAACACCGTGTTCTTGGAACCTATTGAGGGCATTGACAATATCCCACCTGCCCGCTGGAAACTAACCTGCTATATCTGCAAGCAGAAGGGGCTAGGTGCAGCCATCCAGTGCCATAAAGTGAACTGCTACACAGCATTCCACGTGACATGTGCACAGCGGGCTGGGCTCTTCATGAAGATTGAGCCCATGCGCGAAACCAGCCTCAATGGCACCATCTTTACAGTGCGCAAGACTGCCTACTGTGAGGCCCACTCGCCACCAAGTACTGCCACTGCTCGGAGGAAGGGCGACTCCCCTAGAAGCATCAGTGAGACTGGCGATGAGGAAGGGCTAAAGGAGGGTgatggagaggaggaagaagaggaagaagtggaggaagaggagcaggaagGCCAAGGCGGGGTGAGTGGCCCCCTCAAGGGAGTGCCCAAGAAGAACAAGATGAGTTTGAAGCAGAAGATCAAGAAGGAGCCAGAGGAAGCAGGCCAAGACACACCCTCCACTCTCCCCCTGGTCACTGTGCCACAGATACCCTCTTACAG GTTGAACAAGATCTGTAGTGGTCTCTCCTTTCAGAGGAAAAACCAGTTTATGCAGCGGCTTCACAACTATTGGCTGTTGAAGCGGCAGGCACGGAATGGTGTCCCTCTTATCCGGCGCCTGCACTCCCATCTGCAGTCCCAAAGAAATGCTGAGCAG CGAGAGCAAGATGAGAAGACAAGTGCAGTGAAGGAAGAGCTGAAGTATTGGCAGAAGCTCCGGCATGACTTGGAGCGGGCGCGGCTGCTGATTGAGCTGATTCGGAAGAGAGAGAAGCTCAAACGGGAGCAG GTCAAAGTCCAGCAGGCTGCCATGGAGCTGGAGTTGATGCCATTCAATGTTCTGTTGAGGACAACACTGGACCTGCTGCAGGAGAAGGATCCTGCACACATCTTCGCAGAACCAGTCAACTTGAGTGAG GTTCCAGATTACCTGGAATTCATATCCAAGCCAATGGATTTTTCTACTATGAGGCGGAAGCTGGAGTCCCACCTGTACCGCACCTTGGAGGAGTTTGAGGAGGACTTTAACCTTATAGTTACCAACTGCATGAAGTATAATGCTAAAGACACAATTTTCCACCGAGCAGCTGTCCGCCTGCGGGACCTGGGAGGGGCCATCCTACGGCATGCCCGGCGGCAGGCAGAGAACATCGGCTATGACCCCGAGAGGGGCACTCACCTGCCCGAGTCACCCAAATTGGAAGACTTTTACCGCTTCTCCTGGGAAGACG TGGACAACATCCTCATCCCAGAGAACCGGGCCCATTTGTCCCCAGAGGTGCAGCTGAAGGAGCTGCTGGAGAAACTGGACCTGGTGAGCGCCATGCGGTCCAGTGGGGCCCGCACCCGCCGTGTCCGCCTGCTACGCCGGGAGATCAATGCCCTTCGGCAGAAGCTGgcacagccaccaccaccacagccacCATCACTGAACAAGACAGTATCCAATGGGGAGCTGCCAGCAGGGCCCCAGGGGGATGCAGCTGTGCTGGAGCAGGCCTTGCAGGAGGAGCCAGAAGACGATGGGGACAGAG atGACTCCAAACTGCCTCCTCCACCAACCCTGGAGCCCACTGGGCCTGCACCTTCCTTGTCTGAGCAAGAATCCCCGCCGGAGCCCCCAACTCTGAAACCCATCAATGATAGCAAACCTCCAAGCCGGTTCCTAAAGCCCAGAAAGGTGGAAGAAGATGAGCTCTTGGAAAAATCACCGCTGCAGCTAGGGAGTGAGCCTTTGCAACGCTTGCTCAGTGACAATGGCATCAACAGACTATCCCTCATGGCCCCTGACACCCCGGGCGGTACCCCACTTAGTGGTGTGGGTCGCCGCACATCAGTCCTCTTCAAGAAGGCCAAGAATGGGGTTAAGCTACAGAGAAGCCCAGACAGGGCCCTGGAGAATGGCGAGGACCATGGTGTGGCAGGCTCTCCTGCCTCTCCAGCCAGCATCGAGGATGAGCGCCACTCCCGGAAGCGGCCAAGGAGCGGGAGCTGTAGTGAGAGCGAAGGGGAGAGGTCCCCCcagcaggaggaagagacag GCATGACCAACGGCTTTGGAAAACACACCGAAAGCGGGTCTGACTCGGAATGTAGTTTGGGTCTCAGTGGTGGACTGGCATTTGAAGCTTGCAG TGGTCTGACGCCCCCCAAACGCAGCCGTGGGAAGCCAGCCCTGTCTCGAGTGCCCTTCCTGGAAGGTGTGAACGGAGACTCTGACTACAATGGCTCAG gcAGAAGCCTCCTGCTGCCCTTTGAAGACCGCGGAGACCTGGAGCCCTTGGAGCTGGTGTGGGCCAAGTGCCGAGGCTACCCCTCCTACCCTGCCTTG ATCATCGATCCCAAGATGCCCCGGGAGGGCCTCCTGCACAATGGCGTTCCCATCCCTGTCCCCCCGCTGGACGTGCTGAAGCTGGGAGAGCAgaaacaggcagaggctggagagaaGCTCTTCCTTGTCCTCTTCTTTGACAACAAGCGCACCTG GCAGTGGCTTCCAAGGGACAAAGTCCTGCCCTTGGGTGTGGAAGACACCGTGGACAAGCTCAAGATGCTGGAAGGCCGCAAGACCAGCATCCGCAAGTCAGTGCAGGTGGCCTATGACCGTGCGATGATCCACCTGAGCAGAGTCCGGGGGCCCCACTCCTTCGTCACTTCCAGCTACCTGTGA
- the LOC105474515 gene encoding bromodomain and PHD finger-containing protein 3 isoform X2 — MRKPRRKSRQNAEGRRSPSPYSLKCSPTRETLTYAQAQRIVEVDIDGRLHRISIYDPLKIITEDELTAQDITECNSNKENSEQPQFPGKSKKPSSKGKKKESCSKHASGTSFHLPQPSFRMVDSGIQPEAPPLPAAYYRYIEKPPEDLDAEVEYDMDEEDLAWLDMVNEKRRVDGHSLVSADTFELLVDRLEKESYLESRSSGAQQSLIDEDAFCCVCLDDECHNSNVILFCDICNLAVHQECYGVPYIPEGQWLCRCCLQSPSRPVDCVLCPNKGGAFKQTSDGHWAHVVCAIWIPEVCFANTVFLEPIEGIDNIPPARWKLTCYICKQKGLGAAIQCHKVNCYTAFHVTCAQRAGLFMKIEPMRETSLNGTIFTVRKTAYCEAHSPPSTATARRKGDSPRSISETGDEEGLKEGDGEEEEEEEVEEEEQEGQGGVSGPLKGVPKKNKMSLKQKIKKEPEEAGQDTPSTLPLVTVPQIPSYRLNKICSGLSFQRKNQFMQRLHNYWLLKRQARNGVPLIRRLHSHLQSQRNAEQREQDEKTSAVKEELKYWQKLRHDLERARLLIELIRKREKLKREQVKVQQAAMELELMPFNVLLRTTLDLLQEKDPAHIFAEPVNLSEVPDYLEFISKPMDFSTMRRKLESHLYRTLEEFEEDFNLIVTNCMKYNAKDTIFHRAAVRLRDLGGAILRHARRQAENIGYDPERGTHLPESPKLEDFYRFSWEDVDNILIPENRAHLSPEVQLKELLEKLDLVSAMRSSGARTRRVRLLRREINALRQKLAQPPPPQPPSLNKTVSNGELPAGPQGDAAVLEQALQEEPEDDGDRDDSKLPPPPTLEPTGPAPSLSEQESPPEPPTLKPINDSKPPSRFLKPRKVEEDELLEKSPLQLGSEPLQRLLSDNGINRLSLMAPDTPGGTPLSGVGRRTSVLFKKAKNGVKLQRSPDRALENGEDHGVAGSPASPASIEDERHSRKRPRSGSCSESEGERSPQQEEETGMTNGFGKHTESGSDSECSLGLSGGLAFEACSGLTPPKRSRGKPALSRVPFLEGVNGDSDYNGSDHRSQDAPGGPPAQWRSHPCPPAGRAEAGRAETGRGWREALPCPLL; from the exons ATGAGGAAGCCTCGTCGGAAGTCCCGGCAGAATGCCGAGGGCCGGCGTTCCCCGTCCCCCTACAGTCTGAAGTGCTCACCCACCCGGGAGACCCTAACGTATGCCCAGGCCCAGCGGATTGTCGAGGTAGACATTGATGGACGCCTGCATCGTATCAGCATCTATGACCCACTCAAAATCATCACTGAGGATGAGCTAACTGCCCAGGATATCACTGAATGCAATAGTAACAAGGAAAACAGTGAACAGCCTCAGTTCCCTGGCAAGTCCAAGAAACCCTCATCCAAGGGCAAAAAGAAGGAATCCTGCTCCAAGCATGCATCTGGTACTTCCTTCCACCTCCCACAGCCCAGCTTCCGGATGGTGGACTCAGGCATCCAGCCAGAAGCACCCCCACTGCCTGCTGCCTACTATCGCTACATTGAGAAGCCACCTGAAGACCTGGATGCAGAGGTAGAGTATGACATGGATGAGGAGGACCTTGCCTGGCTGGACATGGTGAATGAAAAGCGGCGAGTAGATGGGCACAGTTTGGTGTCTGCAGACACCTTTGAGCTACTGGTAGACCGGCTTGAGAAAGAGTCATACTTGGAGAGTCGCAGCAGTGGGGCCCAACAGTCACTCATCGATGAAGACGCTTTCTGCTGTGTGTGCCTGGATGATGAATGTCACAATAGCAACGTTATTCTCTTCTGTGACATCTGCAACCTGGCAGTACACCAGGAGTGCTATGGCGTCCCCTACATCCCTGAGGGTCAGTGGCTATGCCGCTGCTGCCTGCAGTCTCCCTCCCGGCCTGTGGATTGCGTCCTTTGCCCCAATAAGGGTGGCGCCTTCAAACAGACCAGTGATGGGCACTGGGCCCATGTGGTGTGTGCCATCTGGATCCCTGAAGTCTGCTTTGCTAACACCGTGTTCTTGGAACCTATTGAGGGCATTGACAATATCCCACCTGCCCGCTGGAAACTAACCTGCTATATCTGCAAGCAGAAGGGGCTAGGTGCAGCCATCCAGTGCCATAAAGTGAACTGCTACACAGCATTCCACGTGACATGTGCACAGCGGGCTGGGCTCTTCATGAAGATTGAGCCCATGCGCGAAACCAGCCTCAATGGCACCATCTTTACAGTGCGCAAGACTGCCTACTGTGAGGCCCACTCGCCACCAAGTACTGCCACTGCTCGGAGGAAGGGCGACTCCCCTAGAAGCATCAGTGAGACTGGCGATGAGGAAGGGCTAAAGGAGGGTgatggagaggaggaagaagaggaagaagtggaggaagaggagcaggaagGCCAAGGCGGGGTGAGTGGCCCCCTCAAGGGAGTGCCCAAGAAGAACAAGATGAGTTTGAAGCAGAAGATCAAGAAGGAGCCAGAGGAAGCAGGCCAAGACACACCCTCCACTCTCCCCCTGGTCACTGTGCCACAGATACCCTCTTACAG GTTGAACAAGATCTGTAGTGGTCTCTCCTTTCAGAGGAAAAACCAGTTTATGCAGCGGCTTCACAACTATTGGCTGTTGAAGCGGCAGGCACGGAATGGTGTCCCTCTTATCCGGCGCCTGCACTCCCATCTGCAGTCCCAAAGAAATGCTGAGCAG CGAGAGCAAGATGAGAAGACAAGTGCAGTGAAGGAAGAGCTGAAGTATTGGCAGAAGCTCCGGCATGACTTGGAGCGGGCGCGGCTGCTGATTGAGCTGATTCGGAAGAGAGAGAAGCTCAAACGGGAGCAG GTCAAAGTCCAGCAGGCTGCCATGGAGCTGGAGTTGATGCCATTCAATGTTCTGTTGAGGACAACACTGGACCTGCTGCAGGAGAAGGATCCTGCACACATCTTCGCAGAACCAGTCAACTTGAGTGAG GTTCCAGATTACCTGGAATTCATATCCAAGCCAATGGATTTTTCTACTATGAGGCGGAAGCTGGAGTCCCACCTGTACCGCACCTTGGAGGAGTTTGAGGAGGACTTTAACCTTATAGTTACCAACTGCATGAAGTATAATGCTAAAGACACAATTTTCCACCGAGCAGCTGTCCGCCTGCGGGACCTGGGAGGGGCCATCCTACGGCATGCCCGGCGGCAGGCAGAGAACATCGGCTATGACCCCGAGAGGGGCACTCACCTGCCCGAGTCACCCAAATTGGAAGACTTTTACCGCTTCTCCTGGGAAGACG TGGACAACATCCTCATCCCAGAGAACCGGGCCCATTTGTCCCCAGAGGTGCAGCTGAAGGAGCTGCTGGAGAAACTGGACCTGGTGAGCGCCATGCGGTCCAGTGGGGCCCGCACCCGCCGTGTCCGCCTGCTACGCCGGGAGATCAATGCCCTTCGGCAGAAGCTGgcacagccaccaccaccacagccacCATCACTGAACAAGACAGTATCCAATGGGGAGCTGCCAGCAGGGCCCCAGGGGGATGCAGCTGTGCTGGAGCAGGCCTTGCAGGAGGAGCCAGAAGACGATGGGGACAGAG atGACTCCAAACTGCCTCCTCCACCAACCCTGGAGCCCACTGGGCCTGCACCTTCCTTGTCTGAGCAAGAATCCCCGCCGGAGCCCCCAACTCTGAAACCCATCAATGATAGCAAACCTCCAAGCCGGTTCCTAAAGCCCAGAAAGGTGGAAGAAGATGAGCTCTTGGAAAAATCACCGCTGCAGCTAGGGAGTGAGCCTTTGCAACGCTTGCTCAGTGACAATGGCATCAACAGACTATCCCTCATGGCCCCTGACACCCCGGGCGGTACCCCACTTAGTGGTGTGGGTCGCCGCACATCAGTCCTCTTCAAGAAGGCCAAGAATGGGGTTAAGCTACAGAGAAGCCCAGACAGGGCCCTGGAGAATGGCGAGGACCATGGTGTGGCAGGCTCTCCTGCCTCTCCAGCCAGCATCGAGGATGAGCGCCACTCCCGGAAGCGGCCAAGGAGCGGGAGCTGTAGTGAGAGCGAAGGGGAGAGGTCCCCCcagcaggaggaagagacag GCATGACCAACGGCTTTGGAAAACACACCGAAAGCGGGTCTGACTCGGAATGTAGTTTGGGTCTCAGTGGTGGACTGGCATTTGAAGCTTGCAG TGGTCTGACGCCCCCCAAACGCAGCCGTGGGAAGCCAGCCCTGTCTCGAGTGCCCTTCCTGGAAGGTGTGAACGGAGACTCTGACTACAATGGCTCAG ATCATCGATCCCAAGATGCCCCGGGAGGGCCTCCTGCACAATGGCGTTCCCATCCCTGTCCCCCCGCTGGACGTGCTGAAGCTGGGAGAGCAgaaacaggcagaggctggagagaaGCTCTTCCTTGTCCTCTTCTTTGA